A window of the Scandinavium goeteborgense genome harbors these coding sequences:
- the spoT gene encoding bifunctional GTP diphosphokinase/guanosine-3',5'-bis pyrophosphate 3'-pyrophosphohydrolase, with product MYLFESLNQLIQTYLPEDQIKRLQQAYLVARDAHEGQTRSSGEPYITHPVAVACILAEMKLDYETLMAALLHDVIEDTPATYQDMEQLFGKSVAELVEGVSKLDKLKFRDKKEAQAENFRKMIMAMVQDIRVILIKLADRTHNMRTLGSLRPDKRRRIARETLEIYSPLAHRLGIHHIKTELEELGFEALYPNRYRVIKEVVKAARGNRKEMIQKILSEIDGRLQEAGIPCRVSGREKHLYSIYCKMVLKEQRFHSIMDIYAFRVIVHDFDTCYRVLGQMHSLYKPRPGRVKDYIAIPKANGYQSLHTSMIGPHGVPVEVQIRTEDMDVMAEMGVAAHWAYKENGESSTTAQIRAQRWMQSLLELQQSAGSSFEFIESVKSDLFPDEIYVFTPEGRIVELPAGATPVDFAYAVHTDIGHACVGARVDRQPYPLSQPLTSGQTVEIITAPGARPNAAWLNFVVSSKARARIRQLLKNLKRDDSVSLGRRLLNHALGGSRKLAEIPQENIHRELVRMKLPTLDDLLAEIGLGNAMSVVVAKNLQHGEAGAAQQPTPSGHGHLPIKGADGVLITFAKCCRPIPGDPIIAHVSPGKGLVIHHESCRNIRGYQKEPEKFMAVEWDKETEQEFITEIKVDMFNHQGALANLTAAINTASSNIQSLNTEEKDGRVYSAFIRLTARDRVHLANIMRKIRVMPDVIKVTRNRN from the coding sequence TTGTATCTGTTTGAGAGCCTGAATCAACTGATTCAAACTTACCTGCCAGAAGACCAGATTAAGCGTCTTCAGCAGGCTTATCTCGTTGCACGTGATGCTCACGAGGGACAGACACGTTCAAGCGGTGAACCCTATATCACGCACCCGGTAGCCGTTGCCTGTATTCTGGCCGAGATGAAACTCGACTATGAAACGCTGATGGCAGCCCTACTGCATGACGTGATTGAAGATACCCCCGCCACCTACCAGGATATGGAACAGCTGTTTGGCAAAAGCGTTGCTGAACTGGTAGAAGGGGTGTCCAAGCTTGATAAGCTTAAGTTCCGCGATAAGAAAGAGGCGCAGGCCGAAAACTTTCGCAAGATGATTATGGCGATGGTGCAGGATATCCGCGTCATTCTCATCAAACTTGCCGACCGCACCCACAATATGCGCACGTTGGGCTCTCTTCGCCCGGACAAGCGCCGCCGCATTGCCCGCGAAACGCTGGAAATCTACAGCCCGCTGGCGCACCGTTTAGGTATTCATCACATTAAAACCGAGCTCGAAGAGCTGGGCTTTGAAGCGCTGTATCCTAACCGCTACCGCGTTATCAAAGAGGTAGTGAAAGCGGCACGTGGCAACCGTAAAGAGATGATTCAGAAGATCCTTTCTGAAATCGACGGACGGTTACAGGAAGCGGGAATTCCGTGTCGCGTCAGCGGCCGTGAAAAACATCTCTACTCCATATACTGCAAAATGGTGCTCAAAGAGCAGCGTTTTCACTCGATTATGGATATCTACGCCTTCCGCGTGATCGTCCATGATTTCGACACCTGCTACCGCGTGCTGGGCCAGATGCACAGCCTGTACAAGCCGCGTCCTGGTCGGGTAAAAGACTACATCGCTATTCCAAAAGCCAACGGATATCAATCGTTGCATACCTCAATGATTGGCCCGCACGGCGTGCCGGTTGAGGTGCAGATTCGTACCGAAGACATGGACGTGATGGCAGAGATGGGTGTTGCCGCACACTGGGCGTACAAAGAGAATGGCGAAAGCAGTACTACCGCACAAATCCGCGCCCAGCGCTGGATGCAAAGCCTGCTCGAACTGCAGCAGAGTGCCGGTAGCTCGTTTGAATTTATCGAGAGCGTAAAATCTGATCTCTTCCCGGATGAGATTTATGTTTTCACCCCGGAAGGCCGCATTGTCGAACTTCCAGCCGGTGCGACGCCGGTCGATTTTGCCTACGCGGTCCATACCGATATCGGTCATGCCTGCGTCGGTGCTCGCGTCGACAGACAGCCTTATCCGCTGTCGCAGCCGCTCACCAGCGGACAAACCGTCGAAATTATCACCGCACCGGGCGCCCGCCCGAATGCTGCGTGGCTGAACTTTGTGGTCAGCTCAAAAGCGCGCGCCAGAATCCGTCAGCTGCTGAAGAACCTGAAGCGCGATGACTCCGTCAGTCTCGGCCGTCGTCTGCTGAACCATGCGCTTGGAGGCAGCCGTAAGCTCGCCGAAATTCCGCAGGAAAATATTCATCGCGAACTGGTTCGCATGAAACTCCCTACGCTTGACGATCTGCTGGCCGAAATCGGTCTGGGCAACGCTATGAGCGTGGTGGTCGCGAAGAATTTACAGCATGGCGAAGCCGGTGCAGCGCAGCAGCCAACGCCGTCCGGCCACGGTCATCTGCCGATTAAAGGCGCCGATGGCGTGCTGATTACCTTTGCTAAATGCTGCCGCCCAATTCCAGGCGATCCAATCATCGCCCACGTCAGCCCGGGCAAAGGGCTGGTTATCCACCACGAGTCGTGCCGAAATATTCGCGGTTACCAGAAAGAGCCGGAAAAATTCATGGCCGTGGAGTGGGATAAAGAGACCGAACAGGAATTTATCACCGAAATTAAGGTGGATATGTTCAACCATCAGGGTGCGCTGGCGAACCTTACCGCCGCGATCAACACCGCCTCATCTAATATTCAGAGCCTGAATACGGAAGAGAAAGATGGTCGCGTCTACAGTGCCTTCATTCGTCTGACGGCACGCGATCGCGTCCATCTGGCCAACATCATGCGCAAAATTCGCGTTATGCCGGATGTGATTAAAGTCACCCGTAATAGAAACTAG
- the gmk gene encoding guanylate kinase yields the protein MAQGTLYIVSAPSGAGKSSLIQALLKTQPLYDTQVSVSHTTRAPRPGEVHGEHYFFVDHADFKTMIGRDAFLEHAEVFGNYYGTSRETIEQVLKSGVDVFLDIDWQGAQQIRKAMPESRSIFILPPSKDELDRRLRGRGQDSEEVIAKRMAQAVAEMSHYAEYNYLIVNDDFDTALGDLKTIIRAERLRMSRQKQRHDALISKLLAD from the coding sequence ATGGCTCAAGGCACGCTTTATATTGTTTCTGCCCCTAGTGGCGCGGGTAAATCCAGCCTGATTCAGGCATTACTGAAAACCCAACCGTTATACGACACCCAGGTTTCTGTTTCGCACACCACGCGCGCGCCGCGTCCGGGTGAAGTTCACGGTGAGCATTATTTCTTTGTCGATCACGCCGATTTTAAAACGATGATTGGCCGGGACGCGTTTCTTGAGCATGCCGAAGTGTTTGGAAATTATTACGGTACGTCGCGTGAAACCATCGAGCAGGTTCTTAAATCCGGCGTAGATGTGTTTCTTGATATCGACTGGCAGGGCGCGCAGCAAATCCGCAAAGCCATGCCCGAATCACGCAGTATCTTTATTCTGCCACCGTCGAAAGACGAACTCGACCGCCGACTGCGTGGCCGTGGCCAGGATAGCGAAGAAGTTATCGCCAAACGTATGGCGCAGGCTGTAGCGGAAATGAGTCACTACGCCGAATACAACTATCTGATTGTGAACGATGATTTTGATACCGCCCTGGGCGATTTGAAAACCATTATTCGCGCTGAACGTCTGCGCATGAGCCGTCAAAAGCAACGCCATGACGCTTTAATCAGCAAATTATTGGCAGACTGA
- the rpoZ gene encoding DNA-directed RNA polymerase subunit omega produces MARVTVQDAVEKIGNRFDLVLVAARRARQMQTGGKDPLVPEENDKTTVIALREIEEGLINNQILDVRDRQEQQEQEAAELQAVTAIAEGRR; encoded by the coding sequence ATGGCACGCGTAACTGTTCAGGACGCTGTAGAGAAAATTGGTAACCGTTTTGACCTGGTGCTGGTCGCCGCGCGTCGCGCTCGTCAGATGCAGACAGGCGGTAAAGATCCACTGGTACCAGAAGAGAACGACAAAACCACCGTAATCGCGCTGCGCGAAATCGAAGAAGGTCTGATCAACAACCAGATCCTCGACGTTCGTGATCGCCAGGAACAGCAAGAGCAGGAAGCCGCAGAACTGCAGGCCGTTACCGCCATTGCTGAAGGTCGTCGTTAA
- the recG gene encoding ATP-dependent DNA helicase RecG, translated as MKGRLLDAVPLSALTGVGAAQTSKLAKIGLHNVQDLLLHLPLRYEDRTQLYPINDLLPGIYATVEGEVLNSNITFGGRRMMTCQISDGTGILTMRFFNFNAAMKNSLATGRRVLAYGEAKRGKYGAEMIHPEYRVQGDMSEPELQETLTPVYPTTEGVRQATLRKLTDQALDLLDTCAIAELLPPELAQGLMSLPEALRTLHRPPPSLQLTDLESGQHPAQRRLIMEELLAHNLSMLALRAGAQRYHAEPLGPKDELKNGLLAALPFKPTGAQARVVAEIEKDLAQDIPMMRLVQGDVGSGKTLVAALAALRAIANGKQVGLMAPTELLAEQHATNFRNWFAPLGIEVGWLAGKQKGKARLAQQEAIASGQVQMVVGTHAIFQEQVQFNGLALVIIDEQHRFGVHQRLALWEKGQQQGFHPHQLIMTATPIPRTLAMTAYADLDTSVIDEMPPGRTPVTTVAIGDTRRHEIIERVRNACMQEGRQAYWVCTLIEESDLLEAQAAEATWEELKIALPELNIGLVHGRMKPAEKQAVMQAFKQGELQLLIATTVIEVGVDVPNASLMIIENPERLGLAQLHQLRGRVGRGAVASHCVLLYKAPLSKTAQKRLQVLRDSNDGFVIAQKDLEIRGPGEMLGTRQTGAAEFKVADLLRDQAMIPDVQRIARHIHDKYPEQALALIERWMPETERYSNA; from the coding sequence ATGAAAGGCCGTCTGCTGGATGCCGTCCCATTAAGTGCACTCACGGGTGTCGGCGCAGCGCAGACCAGCAAACTGGCGAAGATTGGCCTGCATAACGTGCAGGATTTGCTCCTGCATTTGCCGCTGCGTTACGAAGACCGAACCCAACTTTACCCTATCAATGACCTGCTGCCCGGCATCTACGCCACGGTGGAAGGCGAAGTACTCAACAGCAATATCACCTTCGGCGGTCGCCGAATGATGACCTGCCAGATAAGCGACGGCACCGGCATCCTCACCATGCGTTTTTTCAACTTCAACGCGGCGATGAAAAACAGTCTCGCCACCGGTCGCCGCGTGCTGGCCTACGGCGAAGCGAAGCGTGGGAAGTACGGCGCGGAGATGATCCACCCGGAATACCGCGTGCAAGGTGATATGAGCGAGCCGGAGCTGCAAGAAACGCTCACGCCGGTCTATCCGACTACCGAAGGTGTGCGCCAGGCTACGCTGCGTAAACTGACCGACCAGGCGCTGGATTTACTTGATACCTGCGCCATCGCCGAACTGCTGCCGCCTGAACTGGCACAGGGTTTGATGAGCCTGCCGGAAGCATTGCGCACCCTGCACCGCCCACCGCCGTCGTTGCAATTGACTGATTTAGAAAGCGGTCAGCATCCGGCCCAGCGCCGTCTGATTATGGAAGAGCTGTTGGCGCATAACCTGAGCATGCTCGCCCTTCGTGCGGGCGCGCAGCGTTATCACGCCGAACCGCTGGGTCCTAAGGACGAGCTGAAGAATGGTCTGCTCGCCGCCCTGCCGTTTAAGCCAACGGGGGCTCAGGCCCGCGTCGTCGCTGAAATCGAAAAAGATTTGGCCCAGGATATCCCGATGATGCGCCTCGTTCAGGGCGACGTCGGCTCCGGGAAAACGCTGGTCGCCGCCCTCGCCGCGTTAAGGGCGATCGCCAACGGCAAACAGGTCGGGCTGATGGCACCCACAGAACTGTTAGCCGAGCAGCACGCCACCAACTTCCGCAACTGGTTTGCACCGTTGGGCATTGAAGTGGGCTGGCTGGCGGGCAAGCAAAAAGGCAAAGCACGTCTGGCACAGCAGGAAGCGATTGCCAGCGGTCAGGTACAGATGGTGGTCGGCACCCACGCTATTTTCCAGGAGCAGGTTCAGTTTAATGGGCTGGCGCTGGTTATTATCGACGAACAGCACCGCTTCGGCGTTCATCAGCGACTGGCGCTGTGGGAAAAAGGTCAGCAGCAGGGGTTCCATCCGCATCAGCTGATCATGACCGCCACACCTATTCCGCGCACGCTGGCGATGACCGCCTATGCCGATCTCGACACCTCGGTTATCGACGAAATGCCACCGGGTCGTACGCCCGTCACGACGGTCGCCATTGGGGATACCCGTCGCCACGAAATTATCGAACGCGTACGCAATGCCTGCATGCAGGAAGGTCGGCAGGCGTATTGGGTCTGCACGCTAATTGAAGAGTCTGATTTACTGGAAGCGCAGGCGGCAGAAGCCACCTGGGAAGAGCTGAAAATTGCACTGCCGGAGCTGAATATCGGTCTCGTTCACGGCCGCATGAAGCCTGCTGAGAAGCAGGCGGTCATGCAGGCTTTCAAGCAGGGCGAGCTGCAGTTGCTTATCGCCACCACGGTGATTGAAGTCGGGGTGGACGTGCCAAACGCCAGCCTGATGATTATCGAAAACCCGGAGCGTCTGGGCCTGGCGCAGCTGCACCAGCTGCGTGGCCGTGTTGGGCGCGGAGCGGTCGCCTCTCACTGTGTACTACTCTATAAAGCACCGCTGTCGAAAACGGCGCAGAAACGCCTGCAGGTTTTACGCGACAGCAACGACGGCTTTGTGATTGCGCAAAAAGATCTCGAAATCCGCGGGCCGGGTGAAATGCTCGGAACCCGTCAGACCGGTGCGGCCGAATTCAAAGTGGCTGACTTACTGCGCGATCAGGCGATGATCCCAGACGTTCAGCGCATCGCGCGTCATATTCATGACAAATATCCGGAGCAGGCGCTGGCATTAATTGAGCGCTGGATGCCTGAAACTGAACGTTATTCCAACGCGTAG